One Elusimicrobiota bacterium genomic region harbors:
- a CDS encoding ATP-binding protein, with product MKGIFKRLFVTYVFIIVVSSTIIAVFADYVFKEYYRDEIAHELEISAVLVDDILGNVAIFKNTSELQSLVKRLEEKIKDRITIVGLDGFVIADSESNPKTMENHKNRPEIERALSGVTGKSIRYSNTLNVDMMYVAIPLRFRGKTIGAIRLSMPLNNVNKKIKRIHKIIIVAVFIGILAALLLSLVVGKSFVKPILIMRAVAEKISKGDFSQKLDFKSYGEIAQLGNSLNVMSEELQKKISEIIKEKNELSAVLSSMSEGVLVVEESKKIVLINPALSKMLYFRSEDVAGKYYWEVIGNEEINSFIESAMGIQQSLKKDITILLPEEHHIEIHTSSIFYDHRKLFGIVCVFHDMTQIKKLEKVRTEFVANASHELKTPLTAIIGFVETLKEGAINDREKAMEFLSIIQDNTTRLKDLVNDLLTISMAESREFKLNLGKVNLKELINSILVVYKSKMESKKQKIIKEVSADIQNITVDEEKFRQIISNLIDNAVKFTGENGEIKIKCLSAGENIRIEISDTGIGISKEHLPRIFERFYRVDTARSREMGGTGLGLAIVKHLVMLHKGNVFVESQPGKGSVFTIVLPK from the coding sequence ATGAAAGGAATCTTTAAGAGACTTTTTGTAACATATGTTTTTATCATTGTAGTTTCTTCAACTATAATTGCGGTATTTGCAGATTATGTGTTTAAGGAATATTACAGGGATGAAATCGCACACGAACTCGAAATATCCGCTGTGCTGGTTGATGATATTTTGGGAAATGTAGCTATTTTCAAAAATACATCCGAATTACAGAGTTTAGTAAAAAGATTGGAAGAAAAAATAAAAGACAGAATTACAATAGTTGGTTTGGACGGTTTTGTGATTGCCGACTCCGAGTCAAATCCAAAAACGATGGAAAATCATAAAAACAGGCCGGAAATAGAAAGGGCATTATCCGGTGTTACGGGAAAAAGTATAAGGTATAGTAATACTCTTAATGTAGATATGATGTATGTGGCTATACCATTAAGGTTTCGCGGAAAGACTATTGGAGCGATACGTCTGTCAATGCCCCTGAATAATGTCAATAAGAAAATAAAAAGAATACATAAGATAATAATCGTTGCAGTTTTTATCGGTATTCTTGCTGCACTTTTGCTCAGTCTTGTAGTGGGTAAATCTTTTGTTAAGCCTATATTAATAATGAGAGCCGTTGCAGAAAAAATAAGTAAGGGAGATTTTAGCCAGAAACTTGATTTCAAGTCGTATGGCGAAATTGCTCAGTTGGGCAATAGTCTTAATGTGATGTCCGAAGAACTACAGAAAAAAATCAGTGAGATTATCAAGGAAAAGAATGAGCTTTCAGCAGTATTATCAAGCATGTCTGAAGGTGTATTAGTTGTTGAGGAGAGCAAAAAAATAGTTCTTATAAATCCGGCATTGTCGAAAATGCTCTACTTCCGGTCCGAAGATGTCGCAGGAAAATATTATTGGGAAGTGATAGGGAATGAAGAGATAAACAGTTTTATAGAATCTGCTATGGGTATACAACAATCTTTAAAAAAAGATATAACAATACTTTTACCAGAAGAACACCATATCGAAATACATACATCGTCTATATTTTATGATCATAGAAAACTCTTTGGTATTGTGTGTGTTTTTCATGATATGACACAGATTAAAAAACTTGAAAAAGTCCGAACTGAGTTTGTCGCTAATGCATCACATGAGCTTAAAACACCGCTTACTGCAATTATCGGATTTGTAGAGACTCTTAAAGAAGGTGCGATAAATGACAGGGAAAAAGCGATGGAATTTCTTAGTATAATTCAAGATAACACAACACGTTTAAAAGACCTCGTTAACGACCTCCTTACAATATCAATGGCAGAGTCCAGGGAATTTAAGTTGAATTTGGGAAAAGTAAATCTTAAAGAACTTATCAATAGTATATTAGTTGTATATAAATCGAAGATGGAATCTAAAAAACAGAAAATAATAAAAGAAGTGTCTGCAGACATACAAAATATAACTGTTGATGAAGAGAAGTTCAGGCAGATAATTTCTAACCTTATTGATAATGCTGTAAAATTTACCGGTGAAAATGGAGAAATTAAAATTAAATGTTTATCTGCAGGTGAAAATATAAGAATTGAAATATCTGACACAGGCATAGGCATATCAAAAGAACACCTTCCCCGCATTTTTGAAAGATTTTACCGCGTTGACACTGCCCGTTCACGGGAAATGGGTGGTACAGGTCTAGGACTTGCAATAGTAAAACACCTTGTAATGTTACATAAAGGTAACGTATTTGTAGAAAGCCAACCTGGAAAAGGTTCTGTCTTCACAATAGTTCTTCCAAAATGA
- a CDS encoding response regulator transcription factor, with amino-acid sequence MSKEKILVVDDEKDILELVKYNLEKAGYSVMSAKSGGEALDIIDIKPSLKLIILDIMLPGLNGLEILKRIKKDKEVQSIPVIMLTAKGEESDIIEGLRLGADDYITKPFSIKVLIERINVILRRAKQDARHADVLEKGDIKVNLSTYETTVKNIPVKLTSIEFKLLAFLMENSGKPFTREQLLDNVWGDEIAVVDRAVDVHITWLRQKLGKYGSSIETIRGIGYKFKG; translated from the coding sequence ATGTCAAAAGAAAAAATATTAGTGGTTGATGACGAAAAAGATATTTTAGAACTTGTAAAATATAATCTTGAAAAAGCCGGCTATAGCGTTATGTCGGCGAAATCAGGTGGCGAAGCACTGGATATTATAGATATAAAGCCGTCGTTGAAGCTTATTATACTTGATATAATGCTGCCGGGATTGAATGGTCTTGAAATTCTAAAAAGAATAAAAAAGGATAAGGAAGTGCAAAGCATACCGGTTATAATGCTTACCGCAAAGGGTGAAGAATCAGATATTATAGAAGGGCTGAGATTAGGTGCCGATGACTATATCACGAAACCGTTTAGTATAAAAGTTCTTATTGAACGTATTAATGTGATTTTAAGAAGGGCAAAGCAGGATGCTAGACATGCAGATGTTTTAGAAAAAGGCGATATAAAAGTAAATCTCTCTACATATGAAACCACCGTAAAAAATATTCCGGTAAAACTTACTTCTATCGAATTCAAACTGCTCGCCTTTCTTATGGAAAATAGCGGAAAACCATTTACCAGAGAACAACTCTTAGATAATGTTTGGGGTGATGAGATTGCAGTAGTTGACAGAGCTGTCGATGTCCATATTACCTGGTTAAGACAAAAGCTTGGTAAGTACGGGAGTAGTATTGAGACCATTAGGGGAATAGGATATAAATTCAAAGGTTGA
- a CDS encoding carboxypeptidase regulatory-like domain-containing protein, which yields MKNQKSENKKQKIGMLQISVIRFLLLATCYLLLATKGFCAGWSLQTVDSGDDVGDFTSIALDSNNYPHISYHDNTNNSLKYAKWNGTAWSTTTVDTGFLGEDTSIALDSNNNPHISYRSNSDGLKYAKWTGTVWSTSTVDSSSLSGWYTSIALDSSNNPHISYYDAMNYDLKYSSWTGTSWVISTIESDGDVGTYTSIAVDSKNYPHISYCHSTNGQLKYAKWTGTAWSTSTVVVGGYYSSISLDSNDYPHISHSDNISPGLRYSKWDGASWTTDLVDTVGQVGFYTSIAVDSNNYPHISYYRSGGAGLFGLKYAKWTGTAWTTESVDAVGDVGWYTSIALDSNDNPNISYRDFTNSDLKYAKWVPDVVTYFIKGYAKDSAGTAINGVSINLTGASQGVTTTNSSGYYEFLSLAKGSYTVTASKTDYTFSPVSISTTSLSISVSNWDFVGTYTAKAANSTVTQSGEVKVVGGTESRGAVNPDKGESVKVDFKGTEVGKFECRIFTLTGELVHDETKENLSEGRFEWIPKNIASGIYVVHIKGPGVSIHKKMAIVR from the coding sequence ATGAAAAACCAAAAGTCAGAAAACAAAAAACAGAAGATAGGAATGTTGCAAATTTCTGTTATTCGTTTCTTATTACTCGCTACTTGTTATTTGTTACTTGCTACTAAAGGTTTTTGTGCCGGATGGAGTCTTCAGACAGTCGATTCAGGAGATGATGTCGGCGATTTTACTTCTATAGCACTCGATTCAAACAATTATCCACACATTTCTTATCACGATAATACAAACAATAGTTTAAAGTATGCTAAATGGAACGGTACTGCATGGTCAACTACAACAGTAGATACGGGTTTTCTGGGAGAAGATACTTCCATAGCGCTTGATTCAAATAATAATCCACATATTTCTTATCGTTCTAACTCAGATGGTTTAAAATATGCGAAGTGGACCGGTACTGTTTGGTCAACTTCAACAGTTGATTCATCATCTCTTTCGGGTTGGTATACTTCCATAGCGCTTGATTCAAGTAATAATCCGCATATTTCTTATTATGATGCTATGAACTATGATTTAAAGTATTCCAGCTGGACAGGTACTTCATGGGTAATTTCAACAATTGAATCAGATGGTGATGTGGGCACATATACTTCTATAGCTGTTGATTCAAAGAATTATCCGCATATTTCGTATTGTCATAGCACAAACGGGCAGCTTAAATATGCTAAATGGACAGGTACTGCATGGTCAACTTCAACAGTTGTTGTTGGAGGTTACTATAGTTCTATATCGCTTGACAGTAATGATTATCCACATATTTCTCATAGCGATAACATAAGTCCTGGTTTAAGGTATTCAAAGTGGGATGGCGCTTCATGGACAACTGACTTAGTTGATACAGTAGGGCAGGTGGGTTTCTATACTTCCATAGCGGTTGATAGTAATAATTATCCGCACATTTCTTATTATCGTAGCGGTGGTGCCGGATTATTTGGTTTAAAATATGCAAAGTGGACAGGTACTGCATGGACCACTGAGTCAGTAGACGCAGTAGGTGATGTAGGTTGGTATACTTCTATAGCTCTCGACTCAAATGATAATCCGAATATTTCATATCGTGATTTTACAAACTCTGATTTAAAGTATGCGAAGTGGGTTCCGGATGTTGTTACCTATTTCATAAAGGGATATGCGAAGGATTCAGCCGGAACGGCGATAAACGGTGTAAGTATTAACTTGACAGGAGCAAGTCAAGGGGTTACAACTACAAATAGTTCCGGTTATTATGAGTTTTTAAGCTTAGCTAAAGGAAGTTATACAGTGACAGCGTCTAAAACAGATTACACTTTTAGCCCTGTTTCAATAAGTACAACATCGCTTTCAATAAGTGTCAGCAACTGGGATTTTGTAGGGACATATACCGCAAAAGCAGCAAATTCCACAGTGACACAATCCGGTGAAGTGAAAGTTGTTGGTGGAACTGAAAGCAGGGGCGCAGTAAATCCCGATAAGGGTGAGTCGGTTAAAGTTGATTTCAAAGGAACGGAAGTCGGAAAGTTTGAATGCAGGATATTTACATTAACCGGTGAACTTGTCCACGATGAGACGAAAGAAAATCTCTCAGAAGGCAGGTTTGAATGGATACCCAAAAATATAGCATCAGGAATATATGTTGTACATATCAAAGGTCCCGGTGTCAGTATCCATAAAAAAATGGCGATAGTAAGGTAG
- a CDS encoding amino acid racemase, translating to MKKIVGIIGGMGPLATIDLFQKIVNLTPVKRDQDHLRIIIDNNPGIPDRTESILNKNKRPLPYLVKSAKKLEKMGVDIIAIPCNTAHYFYDDLQNEIKVPIINMIDEVVDTVSSELKKLPKKIGLLATDGTIRSGIYQGPLNNADIKIIVPNKLLQKKVMNLIYGKKGIKRNSIITKEVQNEFRKIISWLTKKGARAIIIGCTDISSAVNPKRFSVPIIDSNLVLAKTVIRRIVSPLQMGSHSFH from the coding sequence ATGAAAAAAATTGTTGGAATAATTGGTGGTATGGGACCTTTGGCAACTATTGACTTGTTTCAAAAAATAGTGAATTTAACGCCGGTAAAAAGAGATCAAGACCATCTAAGAATAATTATTGATAATAACCCGGGAATTCCGGATAGGACAGAATCTATTTTGAATAAAAACAAAAGACCACTTCCGTATCTAGTTAAAAGTGCAAAAAAATTAGAAAAGATGGGCGTTGATATTATCGCGATTCCCTGCAACACTGCTCATTATTTTTATGATGATTTACAAAATGAGATAAAAGTACCTATCATAAATATGATAGATGAGGTAGTTGATACAGTAAGCAGTGAATTGAAAAAATTACCTAAAAAAATAGGATTACTTGCAACCGATGGTACAATAAGAAGTGGAATTTACCAGGGGCCTCTTAATAATGCTGATATAAAAATTATCGTCCCAAATAAACTTTTACAAAAAAAAGTTATGAATCTCATATATGGAAAAAAGGGAATCAAAAGGAATAGTATAATTACTAAAGAAGTGCAGAATGAATTTAGAAAAATTATCAGTTGGTTAACTAAAAAAGGAGCGAGAGCAATAATAATAGGATGTACAGATATTTCTTCGGCTGTAAATCCTAAAAGGTTTTCTGTGCCAATAATAGATTCAAATTTAGTATTAGCAAAAACAGTGATACGTAGAATCGTCTCGCCTTTGCAGATGGGTTCCCATTCGTTCCACTGA
- a CDS encoding P1 family peptidase translates to MSKNMRPRVKDLNIKIGTLPCGKFNAITDVKGVRVGHTTLIKGEGPLIQGKGPVRTGITAIIPCEDNIFQKKLVGAVHIINGFGKSVGLFQIQEVGVIESPILLTGTLNVWRVADTLIDYLSKENTGIFSFNPIVAECNDALLNDALGRHAGKEHVLKAIETAQGGEVEEGNVGAGVGMSSFGFKSGIGTSSRIISTLSGEYTIGVLVLMNTGKEGELKINGVPVGLKLQKKETGQKSFDDEKGGSIIIVVATDAPLSSRQLTRVAKRATFGLSRTGATASNSSGDIVIAFSTANRIPHTSEKNVLNTIEIHEPIITELFEGVIDATEEAIINSVLKADTLTGINGKVFKGIPIDEVVKIMSFANI, encoded by the coding sequence ATGTCTAAAAATATGCGGCCAAGAGTAAAAGATCTGAATATAAAAATTGGAACTTTACCTTGTGGTAAATTTAATGCCATAACAGATGTTAAAGGGGTTAGGGTTGGGCATACCACTTTAATTAAAGGTGAAGGTCCTCTTATACAAGGCAAGGGACCTGTCAGAACAGGAATCACTGCGATAATTCCTTGTGAAGACAATATTTTTCAGAAAAAACTTGTTGGTGCTGTCCACATTATTAACGGGTTTGGAAAATCAGTAGGACTTTTTCAAATTCAGGAAGTTGGAGTAATAGAATCACCTATACTTCTTACCGGCACATTAAATGTATGGAGAGTAGCAGATACTCTCATAGATTATCTTTCAAAAGAAAACACAGGAATTTTTTCTTTTAATCCGATAGTTGCTGAATGTAATGATGCGTTACTTAATGATGCTTTGGGTAGACATGCAGGTAAAGAACATGTATTAAAAGCAATAGAGACTGCACAAGGCGGAGAAGTTGAAGAAGGGAATGTCGGTGCCGGTGTAGGAATGTCATCTTTCGGATTTAAAAGTGGTATAGGTACATCTTCACGAATAATTTCTACTCTTTCAGGTGAATATACAATAGGTGTTTTGGTCTTGATGAATACCGGAAAAGAAGGGGAATTAAAGATTAACGGTGTTCCGGTCGGTTTAAAACTTCAAAAAAAAGAAACTGGACAGAAATCATTTGACGATGAAAAGGGAGGTTCTATTATAATTGTAGTAGCAACAGATGCACCTCTTTCTTCAAGACAACTAACAAGAGTCGCAAAACGTGCAACATTTGGTTTGTCCCGTACTGGAGCAACTGCCTCTAATTCTAGCGGAGATATAGTTATAGCATTTTCAACAGCAAATCGTATACCTCATACTTCAGAAAAAAACGTTTTAAATACGATTGAGATACACGAACCAATAATTACTGAGTTGTTTGAAGGAGTAATTGATGCTACTGAAGAGGCAATTATAAATTCTGTCTTAAAAGCAGATACTTTAACAGGTATAAATGGTAAGGTATTTAAAGGGATACCAATTGATGAAGTCGTTAAAATAATGAGTTTTGCAAACATATAA
- a CDS encoding DUF6067 family protein, whose product MKWKSFLSIVVSVTAVVGLLVNVSTAAVVYDAFVENSMVSVFRDKGFIGKTKSIELYAAKDEYEPAQIIIIPKGKEDLKGIKVEFSDLTYALPGNDEGDVFKINKANFEYHNAAYVIMEAGYWYFKDLNDGQKQSFLNARHLKSIDELIGLRPDPLKLDKVFDAHTNNNNTVWLTFYVPKDTVAGTYTGTVSIIPKNGKRTDVKVSLKVWDFVLIKECPLELRPWGDTSAMADATGIPYLECTKMKAKHMIKLHRGNTYISWGPSSEGSYDTFDEETEELIKLGMNKFWFLIDMRYFYPDGPLRIKNNDERMGPERQAILKRLYNHLKERGWLDNFRLTTWDEPDFLKAGILEKWQQSQKEIIDAGFTNFDTPFTGRALGCLDKMIGYTGIWCAHLGLWEGEITDFLLARKKAGDRIGWYWGATLVAPGYMQHNLLVEQRNIYWLAYKYNIDFFSFFDYDLGFREPLSKIWKNQEELYPIIRSYIYPNSTLDKNNPFLSSIREEVLREGREDYCYLYMLGQLVEKNKKEGNTQLTKEGEDVITKSLNIVARNMTDYSTNPSDIYQAKKMVAEAILKLSNKK is encoded by the coding sequence ATGAAATGGAAAAGCTTTTTGAGTATAGTAGTATCAGTAACTGCAGTTGTTGGTTTGTTGGTGAATGTTTCTACAGCAGCAGTGGTGTATGACGCTTTTGTTGAAAACTCAATGGTAAGTGTATTTCGGGACAAAGGATTTATCGGTAAAACTAAATCCATAGAACTATATGCAGCTAAAGATGAGTATGAACCTGCTCAGATAATTATAATACCAAAAGGTAAAGAAGACCTTAAGGGCATCAAGGTAGAATTTAGCGATCTTACTTATGCGCTGCCGGGTAATGATGAAGGCGATGTCTTTAAGATAAATAAGGCTAATTTTGAATATCATAATGCAGCATATGTAATTATGGAAGCAGGGTATTGGTATTTTAAAGATCTTAATGACGGCCAAAAGCAATCATTCCTAAATGCACGCCATCTTAAATCCATTGATGAACTTATCGGATTACGTCCTGACCCATTAAAATTAGACAAAGTATTTGATGCACATACTAATAATAACAATACAGTCTGGCTTACTTTTTATGTACCCAAAGATACGGTAGCAGGAACATATACCGGAACGGTTTCTATTATTCCAAAAAATGGTAAACGAACAGATGTAAAAGTTTCCTTAAAAGTATGGGATTTTGTTTTAATAAAAGAATGTCCTTTAGAACTACGTCCTTGGGGAGATACTAGCGCTATGGCTGACGCTACTGGGATACCATATCTCGAATGTACAAAAATGAAGGCAAAACATATGATTAAACTTCATCGCGGTAACACATACATATCATGGGGTCCATCATCTGAAGGTTCTTACGATACATTTGATGAAGAGACAGAAGAACTTATAAAACTTGGTATGAATAAATTCTGGTTTTTAATAGATATGCGGTATTTTTATCCTGATGGTCCTCTTCGTATTAAGAACAATGATGAGCGTATGGGACCGGAGCGACAAGCGATTCTTAAAAGATTATACAACCATTTGAAAGAGAGGGGCTGGTTAGATAATTTTAGGTTAACTACTTGGGATGAGCCTGACTTTCTAAAAGCAGGTATTCTTGAAAAATGGCAGCAATCACAAAAGGAGATAATAGATGCCGGATTTACTAATTTTGATACACCATTTACCGGTCGTGCTTTAGGGTGTCTTGATAAAATGATAGGTTATACCGGAATATGGTGTGCTCATCTTGGTCTTTGGGAAGGCGAGATAACCGATTTTTTATTAGCAAGAAAGAAAGCAGGTGACAGGATAGGCTGGTATTGGGGCGCCACATTAGTTGCTCCTGGTTACATGCAACACAATCTTTTAGTAGAACAAAGAAATATCTATTGGCTTGCTTATAAATATAATATTGATTTTTTCTCTTTTTTTGATTATGACCTTGGTTTCAGAGAACCACTAAGCAAAATATGGAAAAATCAGGAAGAACTATATCCAATTATAAGAAGTTATATTTATCCCAATTCCACACTTGATAAAAATAATCCGTTTTTGAGTTCAATCCGCGAAGAGGTTTTGCGAGAAGGCAGAGAAGATTATTGTTATTTATATATGTTAGGGCAATTAGTTGAAAAAAATAAAAAAGAAGGAAACACTCAACTGACGAAAGAAGGAGAAGACGTTATTACAAAAAGTTTGAATATTGTTGCTCGGAATATGACAGATTATTCCACAAATCCTTCTGATATATATCAAGCGAAAAAGATGGTTGCTGAAGCTATTTTAAAACTATCAAATAAAAAATAA